The Thermosynechococcus sp. genome has a segment encoding these proteins:
- the sufC gene encoding Fe-S cluster assembly ATPase SufC → MIRPDSEVILEVRELTASVEDTPILKGLNLTIRAGEIHAIMGPNGSGKSTFSKILAGHPDYTVTGGAVLYKGKNLLDLPPEERAREGVFLAFQYPLEIPGVSNLDFLRVAYNAKRKHQGLDELDAFDFDDLVRQKIELVKLDEGFLNRGVNEGFSGGEKKRNEILQMALLEPTLAILDETDSGLDIDALRIVANGVNQLTRPDNCILLITHYQRLLDYIVPDYVHVMEGGRIVLTGPKELALELEARGYDWVREEEVAAS, encoded by the coding sequence GTGATTCGTCCCGACAGCGAAGTCATTTTAGAAGTTAGAGAGTTAACGGCCAGTGTGGAGGACACCCCCATTCTCAAAGGGCTAAACTTGACGATTCGCGCGGGAGAAATTCATGCCATCATGGGACCCAATGGCTCCGGCAAAAGCACCTTCTCCAAAATTCTCGCGGGTCATCCCGACTACACGGTAACGGGTGGCGCAGTCCTCTACAAAGGCAAAAATCTCCTGGACTTGCCCCCTGAAGAGCGTGCCCGCGAAGGGGTCTTTTTGGCCTTTCAATACCCCCTTGAAATTCCGGGGGTGAGCAACCTTGACTTTTTGCGGGTAGCCTACAATGCCAAGCGGAAACACCAAGGCCTCGATGAACTGGATGCCTTTGATTTTGATGATTTGGTGCGGCAGAAAATTGAACTGGTGAAGCTAGATGAAGGCTTCCTCAATCGGGGGGTGAATGAGGGCTTCTCTGGCGGTGAGAAAAAGCGCAATGAAATTTTGCAAATGGCCCTGCTGGAACCAACCCTTGCCATCCTTGATGAAACGGACTCTGGGCTTGATATTGATGCCCTGCGCATTGTGGCCAACGGCGTCAATCAACTCACTCGCCCGGACAACTGCATTCTGCTCATTACCCACTATCAGCGGCTGTTGGACTATATCGTGCCCGACTATGTCCATGTCATGGAGGGAGGGCGCATTGTGCTCACGGGGCCGAAGGAACTGGCCCTAGAACTGGAAGCACGGGGCTATGACTGGGTTCGCGAAGAGGAGGTGGCTGCCTCATGA
- the sufD gene encoding Fe-S cluster assembly protein SufD, which translates to MTITVNANSDQADLPKASCANDLNDLLNLAPPLRHPELAVLRQTARDRLHEQTLPTPRDEDWRFTDLSVLRTRSFEPPLAPLNPEIVAEVRHLLCERTFPTAAQLVLIDGYFCAELSQVKAAGVELLPPTVPAIAPPEVFSDLNAAMLAERLCLRLSGHLREPVEVFFVSSRQQQSVVSPRLTVEVAAHGQGTLIERFLSLSGDQQFTNTVTEISLGAAACLHHVRIQHQSPTAIHIGSTAVCQAQDSDYEGHAIDLGGCLSRHHWQVQIQGSGSQTILKGLAIAMDEQIVDTHSAVLFHAPHSRSAQIHKCILGDRAHGIFNGRVVVPHVAQLTDASQLNRTLLLSDKARVDTKPQLEIVADNVKCSHGATVSQLAAADLFYLRSRGLDQRQARDLLVKAFALEQLSDMTPEPLREEIEEALLAKLGGSLP; encoded by the coding sequence ATGACAATTACAGTCAATGCCAATTCCGATCAAGCGGATCTGCCCAAGGCCAGTTGCGCCAATGACCTCAATGACCTGTTGAACTTAGCCCCGCCCCTGCGCCACCCTGAGCTGGCAGTGCTACGCCAAACTGCCCGCGATCGCCTCCATGAGCAAACCTTGCCGACCCCCCGTGATGAGGATTGGCGCTTTACGGATTTATCGGTTTTACGGACGCGCTCCTTTGAACCGCCCCTTGCCCCCCTCAACCCTGAAATTGTTGCTGAGGTGCGGCATCTGCTGTGCGAACGCACTTTTCCAACCGCTGCCCAGCTGGTCCTGATTGATGGCTATTTCTGTGCTGAGCTATCGCAGGTAAAAGCCGCAGGGGTTGAGCTGTTACCGCCCACAGTGCCAGCGATCGCCCCCCCGGAGGTCTTCAGTGACCTCAATGCCGCCATGCTGGCAGAGCGGCTGTGTCTGCGCCTATCGGGACATCTCAGGGAGCCGGTGGAGGTCTTCTTTGTCAGTAGTCGGCAGCAGCAGAGTGTGGTCTCACCCCGCCTTACCGTTGAAGTGGCTGCCCACGGTCAAGGGACCCTGATTGAACGCTTTTTGTCCCTCAGCGGTGACCAACAGTTCACCAACACTGTGACGGAAATTTCCCTGGGTGCGGCTGCTTGCTTGCACCATGTGCGAATTCAACACCAATCGCCGACGGCGATTCACATTGGCTCTACAGCAGTGTGCCAAGCTCAAGACAGTGACTACGAGGGGCATGCCATTGATTTGGGGGGATGCTTGAGTCGCCATCATTGGCAGGTACAGATCCAAGGCAGTGGTAGCCAGACAATCTTGAAGGGGCTAGCGATCGCCATGGATGAGCAGATCGTAGACACCCACTCAGCAGTGCTCTTCCATGCTCCCCACAGCAGGAGTGCACAGATTCACAAGTGCATTCTTGGCGATCGCGCCCATGGTATTTTTAATGGTCGCGTCGTTGTGCCCCACGTGGCGCAACTCACGGACGCCAGCCAGCTCAATCGCACACTGCTGCTTTCCGACAAAGCCCGTGTCGATACCAAGCCGCAACTGGAAATTGTGGCTGATAACGTCAAGTGCTCCCACGGTGCCACCGTCAGTCAACTGGCCGCGGCGGACCTCTTTTACCTGCGCAGTCGCGGCCTTGATCAGCGCCAAGCACGGGATTTACTGGTGAAGGCCTTTGCCCTTGAGCAGCTCAGCGACATGACACCCGAGCCACTACGGGAGGAAATTGAGGAAGCACTGCTCGCCAAATTAGGCGGATCGCTGCCGTAA
- a CDS encoding PepSY domain-containing protein, protein MNIRHLHRQLAIALFLPLGLTVSTGLAYRLGRSWFNLSKDFGRAMMAIHTGSCLGEWFSCIYMLLLSLAVVVLIASGFRLINPRLLKRGLSSAKRNIRVIHQYGALVLLLPLLISAITGVMYHLSRYWLGLPKERVAILLQIHEGAYLGAALKPLYVLLLGTALLLMFFTGWRMLRQRSA, encoded by the coding sequence ATGAACATCCGTCACCTACATCGTCAACTAGCGATCGCTCTGTTTTTACCCTTAGGGCTAACAGTTTCTACGGGGCTAGCCTATCGTCTAGGTCGTAGTTGGTTCAATCTATCAAAGGACTTTGGTAGAGCTATGATGGCAATCCATACGGGTAGCTGTCTGGGGGAATGGTTTAGTTGCATTTATATGCTCTTGCTCAGCTTGGCCGTGGTTGTCTTGATTGCCAGTGGCTTCAGGTTAATTAATCCTCGGCTTCTAAAACGTGGCCTCTCTTCTGCCAAGAGGAATATAAGGGTAATACATCAATATGGCGCCTTGGTTCTCCTTCTGCCATTGCTAATCAGTGCCATCACAGGAGTGATGTATCATTTGAGTCGCTATTGGCTGGGGTTGCCGAAAGAAAGGGTGGCTATTTTATTACAAATTCATGAAGGAGCCTATCTGGGCGCAGCCCTAAAACCCCTCTACGTCTTGCTGCTGGGTACGGCTTTGCTCCTGATGTTTTTCACTGGCTGGCGGATGTTACGGCAGCGATCCGCCTAA